Genomic segment of Heliangelus exortis chromosome 7, bHelExo1.hap1, whole genome shotgun sequence:
CTTGTGAATGTAACAGATGACAGAAGCAGGAGTTAAGGGGAGAAGATACACTGAATCTTACTCATATTAACCTTTGTACACATCTtataaaacaatgttttttgtGCTTGTGTGCCTGTATTTTCTGGATGGGTATTTGGCTCACACTGTGTTTCAGGCTGCTGATTCATTTGTGAAAACACTAGCAGCAAATTTCAGGAGCTGACCTGCTGGGTTGATCACAAGATGATCAAAACAGTtgacagcttttaaatattatacCTAAttagtgttgtttttttctgtttttatattCAATAGATTGATATGCTGCTGAAAGAGTATTTGCTTTCTGGAGATATCCTGGAAGCTGAACGCTGCCTGCAGGAACTGGAAGTACCCCATTTTCACCATGAACTTGTATATGAAGTAAGGAGTCCCTTTAATAAGAATAATTGTCAGTAATACCCacaagtttggttttgttttgatgtgGGCATGAAAATAATATAACTGTAATCTGAAGCTCAGGTTGtgaattctgttttatttgaatAACTAAATTGTTTCATGTAAAGTTACGGGTTTGTGTGCATGTCGTGCAACAAGTAAGCTGCTGCTGACTCTGGGAAGATCCAGAATTAATTTGTCTTTGTTGGGTAAAAAGAGTTGAATTCAGACTATTACAgattcctgaaaaagaaaagctcagtttatttttttccaaggaatagcagcaaaaaaaccccaggatttgttttggtgttttttccttccagtttcaCATATCTGGGTATTTTAATGAGTGTTACCTCTTTTTGTTAAGTTTTGGAGTTTCCTTTTCAGGgtggatttttccatctagcatatttttaaaagctctgaGGTACTGCAGAACCATATGAGAGAAACATCATTTTTGCTGTGTGTGGGAAGCTGTTTCCATTTGTACTCTTTTATCTGCCAAATTGGGAAATGGTTGTTTACCAATAAAGCCCAACACCCACAAGctacaaaattttcttttcagtaaatgACTCCTTTTAGATGAAATCCCTCGTGATAGAAAAACAGAATCCTTTTAGGTTATGGGGGTTGTAGATTTCAAGCTTCTAAGTTCTTCTAAAATCATagctattaaaaagaaatcagatacaaaattaatttcatagaaTTAATTAGTTGCCATTTGTATTGCAGCAGCCATATGGATATGGTAATGAATCCCAAACCAGGGCCAGAAAGGCAGTGCTTTTCAGTCTGTCTGGTACTCTCTgggttttgatttcttttaatcCAAATATCCTCatcaggttttcttttcaaataatatACTAAAATTGTGAGTGCATGTAACAAATGGAGTTTTCTCCCCAGAAAATGCATAATCACTCTCACTCCTTTTCACACCTCATGTGCTTACACATGTACTTAAACCCTATGCTTGATTTGTTTGATTTAGGCTGTTGTGATGGTTTTGGAGTCAACTggagaaaagacctttaaaatgaTACTGGATTTGCTGAAATCTCTGTGGAGCTCTTCTGTCATTACTATGGACCAAATGAAAAGAGTAAGTGTGGCATTTAGAGGATTTTGGGTAAGGTCTTCCAAAATTTGAATAGTTTTTACCTACTATTTGCAGTCAGCAACAGactactacttttttttttatttttaattttctattgtTAGTCTGTGTTCCATACAACTAATCTGTCCCTTATGTACATGCAGTACTGTCTGTATATGTAAGAAGTACAAATTAATTCTGAGCAGTAGTAGAAGTGTGAGGTACAAAATATTTGAATCTTGAAGATTTCCAACTGGTTTTATGCAATTAAATGGCTAAAACTAATTATGTAACATTCTGCAGCACAGATTCacttttcttacattttttttctttctgtccagCAGTTCATAATTGAAGAACAGTAAGAACCCACTTAATTATAAATGTAAATTAGAACAGTATATAGAAGATGGTATTTTATGCAGTTGGAATAATCTATGGCTTTGCTTCTAGGTATGAATATAAAGCAGCTGGTCTGTCCCTGGGCAAACTAACCCCACCACACAAAGACTTGTGTCAAAATTTACCCATGGCAGGCAGTGACAGAGCCATCCGTGGTTGTCACCAGTGTTTCCCTGACTGCATAAACAATTGTGATTTACAGACATTTTCAtttacatggaagaaaaaattaactttccTTTGTGTTATGAGCCATGTGGTAGCAGCCAGGCCAACATACACATTCTGTACTGCCAGGATTTGGGGCTTCTAAGGAACATAAAAATCCTGCTGGTGTTTGCATGTAGATAGGTAGTTGTGTAGCACCATGGTATTATTGGCTGGTGTTACACTGTGTTTTTCTAATGATTTGCAGCTGCTCAGTTTTAGGTTTGTTGAAACTGTCCCTAGTATACATTAAATTATATTGGAAAATAAATCCTGAGTGAAAAAAGGTACTTaaaaaatttataataaaatcatagaacaACTCGGTCATTATTTGAATTCTTCTATTGCAGGGATATGAACGAGTTTACAGTGAAATACCAGATATTAACCTGGATGTGCCACACTCCTACTCTGTGCTTGAGCGGTTTGTAGAGGAATGTTTTCAGGCTGGAATAATCTCCAAACCACTGAGAGACCTCTGTCCTTCAAGGTACTTATTTTATTACAGATAGGTGAAGGTGCTTTTTGTCCCCATCGTAAGTAGCAGAAAGCAGGATATTATGACCAAATTATTACAGTTTGAAACTTGGAACCATGAGAAAACCAATGGTTGGGCTGGTAAAAAGAAGCTGCACTGGTGTGAAGCCTGTTATGTGGAGGCTGGGGTAAATACTTGAGAAAAGTAAACCCCTGTGAGTCCTGGGCAGCACTCCTGGAAAATCATCCAGAGAATGAAGGCCTTGGTGTGGAGAGCAGCGTAGCACTGAGATGGGAGTCAGGTGTAACTGATCATGTATGTGACAGTGGAAAACTGTCAGCTGCAGTGGAATAAAcaactgcttaaaaaaattgtttcaccCTATCAAAGTTTGTGAGTAAAGTTTGAAGATGAAACAACCAATTCTGACATTCATGCCAAAAGGCTATAGGGACACGGGCATGGAATAAGCCCTACACACCCAGTGCTTGCACATCTGTTGTGTGGCTTGTGTagtgctttttggtttgttactgtttatttatttatagcatGAATAATGCTGTTTGAGCTGTAGCTAATCAAGTGTTCTCCTATCTGGTCACAAAACTAAGTTTTATACCTTTTAGAAatacatgtaattttttaattatgatgTTAAAGCTATTATTTGCAATTTATGCATCAGGATACTATTTGTTACAGGTATTTTGCAGTCTGGGTGTCTTGTTAGGCTTCTTGAATCACCTTGACAGCTTGCAACAAATTCAGACTTAGTACTGACCTTGTGGTATCCAGTATTTTGTAGGTTTGGGGTGTGGGAGGGTTGAAAGTCATCACTGCAGCGAAAGCTCAATTACACTTCTGTTATCATTACTACAGTGAGAGGTGTTTTTGGATTATGTACTTCAGTTTCAGGTAGAAAAAACATTCCTAGGATttcaaattactatttttatcaAGTGTGAGCATTAAAAAGTGAGCAAAGTGGGAAGCACTTGACAACACAGATTTTGGAAATAAGCCTACGTGTGAGATTTAAATGGATCTTCAGGACTTCATCAGCGATCAAGAATGTCAGGGAATCTTGAACTCACACACCTTATATTTGACTTCAAGACCATTCTTCTCAGTGATAGATAAGAAAAAACAAGTGGTGCTGTTCTAAATTTGCTGAGAAGATACTTTATACTTTTCTTACAGGGGCAGAAAGCGTTTTGTGAGTGAAGGAGATGGAGGTCGTCTGAAGCTAGAAAGCTACTGAATGTGAGAACTCCTGACGCCTTACAAGTTTAAAGGGAAAATATgaatacttatatatatatatacaaacacCCATGCTTCTTtggtgtgtgtatgtatatatgtatacacatatataataCACCAAAATTTTGAGAGTTGCTTAGCACAgtccatatttttttaaaagcacatgtTTTTGGgtacaaatactttttttttttgttgttgttgttgttttgtttgggtttttttttttaaatagttttgtaaatttcagaaagaaaacttttctttggGCATACAATAGAACAACTGGCCCCTGCTGTGGTGGTGCCTTCAAATAAGCTATCTTTTCAAGTGCCATCTGTTTATGACTGAATCATTCCACGTTTGCATCAATGTCTGACTGCCACTGTTTCTTATGAGGTCAGTGTTGTCATCATAAAATCACTGGTTTATACAAAGCTTTATAGAAGGGTCAAGTTAAGCTGCTGTGATCACATTTCCATTGCTGCTGAAGAAATACTGtgctttgggaagaaaaatagccgtttctttgttttaaagacCCCAAGAAAATGGAGTTGGGTCATGAGGCTAATTCATCTGTTTCAGGGGAGAACACTGGTTGGCGCTAGCCCCCCATGTAccaaactgtcttttttttttttttttttttttctatgtaacTGGAAAAGTGAAAAGTTCTGGTaaagcatattaaaaatattttttgtgaagCTCTCctttcagcctcttttttttgaaaaaaaataaataaattaaccATTAGGCTTTCTGAAGTGTCTGCAGTTACACTGTACATCAAACACCACCCTTTTGTAGAGCAATCTGCAGAACAGCACTGAGTAATTAAACTCGGGCAAGTATTTACCAAACATGTTTTTGAAAACAAGTGACTTGCAGAGGAGCGCCCAGGCTGACTCGGGATACAACTCTGAACGTGTCTGGGCAGCCCTGCAGTGCCAAGCCCTCAAGACCAGGATTAAATCTGAGACGCTACCCTAGAGTGAAGCACGGGGAagcccctcctgctctcccctgcGTTTTTCAGTTTCGTGTCAGGGTTTGGGGGGAGCAGGAGTCGTTACGGGGCCGTGAACACGACCTGTGCGGGAGCCAGGCGAGTCCGGTAAAGCAGCGAGGGGCCGGTGCGCTGGGTAACGCCTGGCCCCAGAGCCGCCACTGCCCCCGTTCTGTTATCTGTCGGGTCTGGCGAGGttaaacacacattttaaaaatcgCCTTGAAAGCGCTAAGTGGGatttctgaaaggaaacaagaagcctcccccccctccccgccccagctcagcagcacctcCACCGTTCTGGGCCAGCCTTTAATCCGCAGCCTCCGTTACAAAGCGATACCTCCGCGTCGCGGGGGCGGCCACCGCAGGGCAGAGTCCCCACCGCCCCTCCCCGGGGCTAAGGCCGGGTCGGGGGTGCCCCATCAGCCGTCGGTGGCCCCTCGGGCGGCCGCGCCGCCTCCAGCGCCGCCcgctgcagctgctccagcttctccagggtCACCGACTTGAGGGGCAGCACCTTGGGCTTGCACAACACCATGGCGGCCTCGTCTTCCACCGACAGCTGCCCTGCAAGGGGAGAGAAAGGCCGTGCGTAAACGCcggagccgggccgggccggctGCCGGGCCGCTCCCGCCGCCAGTACCTTGTTTGGGCAGCACCTCCCGGAACACTGCCTTCCCCTCCGGCATGGCGGCTCCCGCACGGCGCTGCGCAGGCGCGGTTCCCTCACACTGCCCGCACCAGCAAGGCCGCCCTTCCGCCAGGAAAACTACAACTCCCTGCCTGCATTGCGCGGCACCGCCCCGGCACGCCTGCGGGTCAGGCCGCCTGCGGTGCCCCTGTGCACTCTGGGAAGTGTAGTCCTTCGGGCGCCCACATCCCCGGTGGGTGCTGTAGTTGCTGTGTGCGGGCTGAGCCCCGGGCGGGGCGGGAGCAGCTCCGCAGGGGCTTCCCCGGCAgcggggctgggccgggccgggccgggctgggctgtGGCTCACGCCAGGCGCTGCGGGGACGGGCAGGGCGGCGTCCTGTGTGGGTAGCAGGACGCGGAGCTGAGCTGCACCGGGGCCGGGAGCTCGGTGGAGCGGCCGTAGCCTGGCTCAGTCCCGTGGGAGAGCGCAGAGCCGGGCTTCCCTCCCGCCGCTGCGGGGCTCCTTGGCGGGGCGGCGGCGTTAAACCTGAGCGGGCATCTCCGTCCCTACGGATTGCCCTGCCTGCCCGGCTTGTCCTCCGCGCTGCCCCACCGGGCTCCCTGCCCAGCCGGCCCGCGACTCTCGGGATTTGGGTCTTCTTTTGTTCggtttctgtgtttgttttgtgttgtttttttccataccTCCCCCCAGCAGACACCGTCCAACAGGCGGTCTCCGCCAGGGCCTACGCGTTGAGATTTTCCTTTTCGGGCAGCGCCTCGGGATTCGCCGTGTGAATCACGCTACTGTTTAACATGTAAACAGCAGTAAAAAGCCGCTTTCTAAACGCTGAGGGCTTAAATGTCGCCAAACTCGATCAGCCGGTGCGCCCGGGGTTCCCTCACCTCCCCTCCCCGACGGGCTCCCCGTTTGGAGGCTCCGGTGCCCCCGGTCGCTGCCTCCCTCAGACATCGCCTCTGCCAAGCCAAGGTGTGACCCGGGGTCGGGGGGAAGGTTCACCGGGCCGCCCCTGTGCCTATGCGGTGCCCCGGCACCCCCGGTTATGGGTTGTGTGATAGTTCCAGATTTTGCTAATGAGCTTGCTCGTGTCCTCTGGTCAAGGCTGATAATTCTGCTAACCGGGTCCCAGTGGGCCGTGACCACACCTTTAACAGTTCTGAGGTTGAGAGCTCACTTCTTGCTGCTGTACAGGGACAGGCTGTGGATTAATAAAATGAGGGAGAAAATGATTTTTGCTAAccattcttttccattctgGCTGCTCTGCTCGCTCAGGCACCAAGGTGTGTGGACCTGTGGATTCCAAGGCTCAGGTTTGCTGGAAGGCCCGTGATATAACTTTTAACTTCCAGTAAGTGCCATGTCTCTGATAGTTATTTAAAGCCTCTGTCTTCATTGTTtgcaatttcctttttcctctaaaGCAACCTAGAGTAGGAAACTGATGGTCCCTCAGGTAGCCTGCTTCCACTTCACTTGAGGTCTTGCCTGCTCTTTGGGTTGGAGGCCAGCAGAGAACCTGCAGAGGATGAGCACAGGTCTCCTGCTTCCTGCCTTTCATGGAGATGGCCAAAGGTAACACTCCTGGTTTGGTCCAGGGCAGTGCAGAAGTGGAGCCATTTCTGTTGTGATTCACACGTTCCACTTCCAGGTCAGAAGGTTGGCATTGCTGAGGACATAAAGTGGACTTGATTGCTTGGGACATCCTTCTCTACCCTTTGAAGCTCATGGAAGCATTCCCACTGGTTTCAGTCGGAAAAGCTGCCTCGTTTGGCTGGTGTGCCAGTCCATGTGCCAATTAGTGTTTCCTACTGATTGGCAGAGACAGAACTCGGACCAGTTTTATGAAGACTGGATATTTATAGGCCAGGGCATTTAAAACCGTACTTTGGTAGttgtttgtttgcatgtttgtttgtttaaaaaacccagcaccTGATCCAGTTAGCAACTCAGCTATAGCTAAAATTAGGTGAGAAAGGCAGCCAGTTGTGACTGAAAATCTTGCAGTGTGAAACCAATAGTTATTTCTGTGGTAACAAATGTGTCCTGCAGAGCAACAGAAGATGAGCTGAAAGCAAGACATTGAAATGAAAGTGCAGGCTAAGTTTTTTTGACGTTGTCCTTCAGCATCCTGATTACCACCTGAAGCTCAGCATTATGTGAGGGCATTTATAACAACCAGAGCCCATCTCAGTGGTGTAGGGAATCACTTTCCAAAGCTGTTTTCCTGCCAAcagggtttgtttgcttggtgaTAAGAAACAATGGTCAACTCAGTTTGTTACTTGAGCATTTTAGTGCCCGAGAAGTGGAATCTGGCATCCTGTGCTAAATCCATTTTCTTAGCCAGTCAGATGCCAACTTGGCAGCTCATCTAGAAAGCTGATAGTCTTGAGACAGGCATGATTGTGGAGATTTTTTCAAAGTCTCTAGTAAGTCTGCTTTAAAACACCTCTTTCAGTTAGGAAGAAACACAATTACCACCTTCAGGTATGGAAGGATTGgatgagagagaggagagaggcaTAGGCATTATTTGTAGATTAATCCTGTACTTTTCAAAGTGCCTTAAAAAGAGGAATGGGTTTAGCTTTGAGCAAGGCCAGTATTTATTCAGTAGAGTGATATTAGCCATAGTTGACAGGAGGGGAAAGTGTGGCACAGAAGACCTAATTCCCCTCGCTTTGCTGGAAAAGGAGCAACGAGAAAAGATGTGACTTTTCCTTTACAGGTGAGGGACCTGATTTTCTGCTATCAAAAGTGTAGTTATAGCccttttttctgccatttttctccttctggggTCAATGTGTGCTTTGACATACACTCATTTCTCTCATGATCCTTTCCAGCTGCAAGGAATAGCTAGAAAGGTGAAGTACTATGGCAGACCCCTACAATCTGGGAAAAGCACCATGCAATGGCAGTGGGATCATGATGAGTCTGTGTTGTCTTGGTACTACCCCAGATAGCTGGGGAAGTCAGCACAAGGTTGTTTCCATGCATGGCATCAAGATGCCCAGGTTGTGCCCTGTGACGTGCAGCTTCCTGAAGTCCTGAGAATTGGCCTTTGGGTGAAACCCCAAATTATTTGACAAAGCGTGAGAGTGGTGTCCACAGAGAGGACGATGCACTCTTGCCTGTCCTTATTTTCCTGGTGTCCCAAACAAGTTATTCTTGTACACTGAGAAAGCCTCACAACCACAAAACCAGCAGTAATTTTATGAACGATaagcttgttttcttcctcctcttcccagatATTCTGAGTTCAGCAGACATGTGCGTTGCTGGAATCCAGGGTTTCATAACATGGCAGCCACTTGCTGAAAGCCCTGCAGATACAAAACAACACTTGCTTTAAGTCTTGAGAAACATCTCCTTCTgagtagaagaaaaaagcacTTAGGTGAAGCAATGTTGCCAGTCCCATTTGTTTATGAGGcttgttttttgtctttatacattttaaatacttttttattttcattctgctttttcagcctttgaagttcatgttttccatttttttccatatggcAAGAAAGTCTGGAATCAAGTccttactttaaaaacaaaaatctgattGAGAGTACCATTTAATCATACAGCTTCAGATAGAGGgtgttaaaaataaagccagtTTCATGAGAATTACATATCTtgaaggtgattttctgttctgtttttaagTAACTACTTTGTTGACAGTTTAAGAAGCTTTTAACAACACCTGATCTGTGTTTGCTTTCGAGGCAGAGCCTTCTCTCTTTTCTACTTGTTCTGTTCTAAAAATCTAGAGCTTGTTTCACCTCTCTGTGTGCTAATGTGATAGAAATGAAGTGTACCAGCATGACCGTGATACGTGTTGAATAATGTATGCCAGTGCTTTCAAAAACACACCTGTGGATTTCAGGCAATTGTCCTCTTAAGCTGCTGAGTGGTGTGATGGGATGCAGAGCCCATCTTCAGAGACAGGAGGGAGaaggtggtttgggtttggtgggTGGGGCAAGGGAGGGAACCTTGCGTGACTCTCAGAGGGAATCACAAGTGGCTTCAGAGCCTGACGCTTGATAGCTTGATGTTTAACCCAGTCCTTGTTTTGGAAGGGAGTTGACAGATGAGTGATTTGGTTTAGTTGAGCTTTCTGAATATACTTACTTTAAATCTGTTGTTGCTTGATGCAGTGGTATCCTCAAGCTGTACAAGGCAAGAAGGATATGTCCTTTTCCAGTGTGAAGATTTGTCTTTCACTGCTATATACGTCAAAATGCCTGGAAATGTCTTATCCAAGGGacacagaaacagctttttaatgGGCTGCTCTTCCTGCTCTGTCCCTAGCAGTAACAACCAGTAAGTGCAGAGGCCTGACTGCCTGTTTTATTGCTACATCTACATCCCATTCTGGGTTTCCAAGCCAGATGCTCTAAACTGGCATTTCTAGGAGGTTTCTGCTCTACTTGTGTGGTTTGAATAGCTTAAGTCTTTGGCCTTGTGCCTTAAAGTGCCAGCAGAGGCATGCTGTAATTGCCCGTAAATGCACCGTCTGTCATATTGTTGTTTAATTATTCCAGCTTCTCACCACCACTCACTGCTCAGTGTCTCTCTTGCTATCTTTATTTAATTGAGTGGAAAAAATCCGAGACTTGCACTTCACTTACGTCACTTTGTATTTACCCAGCCTCGCTGGATCCAAGTGCAAAGTCCCAGCTTTTGAATGCAGAAGTCAGTCTTctatatagaaaaaataatgtcaaTATCAAAAGCATATGTTAGAAAGAGAATCAATATTTTAACACTTGGTAAAGTCAGACCATAAATCTCTTAACACAGTCAAGTGATTGTATTATTCTCCCTTGAAACACGGCTCCTCCCTCTGAGAAAcaagagggggaaagaaaactCTTGAATAACCAAGCCCTTGTCCTCACAATGCAGGACTGTTCCTAGTCTGTTGCTCTCTGGCACTTCTTTTCTGTCAACTAACTCTCTTCTGTTGTTTGTCAAATGCCTGCTTCTTCAAGACCCATCTTTCCCTAGCCCATCCCCGTTGATCTGTTTCAGATTATTACTGGGATGTCGGCTCTTTCCTAAGATCAGCTTGTGATGACCAGTTCTGCTGCCTACTTGTTACCATTTCAAACAACTCTATGCTTCTTCCCAGCCTTGCAGCCAGTCCCTTATTAGTGTGTGttgaaaaaattaatctttcagaCCTCTCTCCAACGCTCTCCTTGTCCgtatggcaaaaaaaaccccaaacttggCAGCATGCtgactgcttttcttcccttgtgCTCCCTGCATCTGTGACAATTGGGTGTCAGATTCTGCTCTTACATTTAGCTTTCAGTCTCTGAATCTGAATACTAGGGTTGCTTGTACTTACTCTGCTCTAATTTTCATGGATCTGGGCACAAGAAGCTTCATGATGTCCTTCTGGAAGATCCTTTTGCACCTGAATGATTtagttttcaggttttcttgttttttggaAATCCTCAGCTGAAATTTTCCTTTACAGGTAGTCCCTCTAACACCTGGTTCCCTGACTGAGCCAGCATCATTGTTGGGGTTGttcttttcactttctgtaACTGAACTGTTAGATTACTGATT
This window contains:
- the BBIP1 gene encoding BBSome-interacting protein 1; amino-acid sequence: MPEGKAVFREVLPKQGQLSVEDEAAMVLCKPKVLPLKSVTLEKLEQLQRAALEAARPPEGPPTADGAPPTRP